A window of the Dyadobacter pollutisoli genome harbors these coding sequences:
- a CDS encoding SusD/RagB family nutrient-binding outer membrane lipoprotein — protein MKFFLDKHKFSVLALGCLLSVATSCTDYMQTLNQDDKLITDEDLVQDANEGGILLPLMMNRIVATTTAVQTQQNLQAESFAGYLETPTPFLNNENTTTYFMVDGWNNTAWNTSTQNVMDQWLQMWKKGYETKYPDLYAIALIIKVTAAHRLVDTFGPYPYTKYGTSAQVTFDSEEEAYTAFFADLDKAVTALKAAETANPNADKARFLKWDKSSLLGEYTSWIKLANTIKLRLAIRISKVKPAQAKTEAEKAVDPANGGLLTDVGFSIVPTTTNPYYTMANAWSDTRMSAAVETFLKGFADPRLPVYAVAATDPDVVGQIKGIRAGSERPAKTRYQFYSLPNVTTTAPVKQVDVAESYFLKAEGALRGWNMGGTAQYFYEEGIKASFKANGASGVEGYLTGTSTQIPYVDPKNTANNAPAMTQITVKWNEADNFETKLERIITQKWIALYPEGTEAWSEFRRTGYPKLYPVAVTKNPDLPAGTFIKRLTYPSAVTNSGGEAVKAAVAAYLGGKDSAATPIWWDID, from the coding sequence ATGAAATTTTTCCTCGATAAACATAAATTCAGCGTGCTGGCATTGGGCTGCCTGCTTTCCGTAGCCACCTCTTGTACAGACTATATGCAGACCCTGAACCAGGACGACAAACTGATCACTGACGAAGACCTGGTGCAGGACGCAAACGAAGGCGGAATATTACTTCCCCTGATGATGAACCGCATCGTGGCTACCACTACCGCGGTACAAACCCAGCAAAATTTGCAGGCAGAATCATTTGCAGGCTACCTGGAAACCCCTACCCCGTTCCTGAACAATGAAAATACGACTACGTACTTCATGGTGGACGGCTGGAACAACACTGCATGGAATACATCCACCCAGAACGTGATGGACCAATGGCTGCAAATGTGGAAAAAAGGTTACGAAACCAAATATCCTGATTTGTACGCCATTGCCCTGATCATCAAGGTAACCGCCGCGCATCGCCTCGTGGATACATTCGGGCCTTATCCTTATACCAAATACGGAACCTCCGCACAGGTAACATTCGACTCAGAAGAAGAAGCGTACACTGCTTTTTTTGCAGATCTCGACAAAGCCGTGACTGCATTGAAAGCCGCAGAAACCGCCAACCCGAATGCAGACAAGGCTCGTTTCCTCAAATGGGACAAGTCTTCATTATTGGGAGAATATACGAGCTGGATCAAACTGGCCAACACCATCAAATTGCGCCTGGCTATCCGTATTTCAAAAGTAAAACCTGCCCAGGCGAAAACAGAAGCAGAAAAAGCAGTGGACCCAGCCAATGGCGGCTTGCTGACAGACGTTGGTTTTTCCATTGTACCAACGACTACCAATCCATATTATACCATGGCCAATGCATGGTCGGACACGCGCATGTCGGCGGCGGTTGAGACATTCCTCAAAGGATTTGCAGATCCTCGTTTGCCGGTTTATGCCGTGGCTGCCACTGATCCTGATGTAGTCGGGCAGATCAAAGGTATCCGCGCTGGTTCCGAACGTCCGGCCAAAACCAGGTACCAGTTTTATTCTCTACCCAATGTAACGACTACTGCTCCCGTGAAGCAGGTGGATGTGGCCGAAAGCTATTTTTTGAAAGCCGAAGGCGCACTGCGAGGATGGAATATGGGCGGAACCGCTCAGTACTTTTATGAAGAAGGCATCAAGGCCTCTTTCAAAGCGAATGGCGCGAGCGGTGTTGAAGGATATCTGACCGGTACTTCCACTCAGATTCCTTACGTCGACCCCAAAAATACAGCCAACAATGCTCCGGCCATGACGCAGATCACTGTAAAATGGAATGAGGCCGATAACTTCGAAACCAAGCTGGAACGCATCATAACCCAGAAATGGATCGCATTGTATCCCGAAGGAACGGAAGCCTGGTCGGAGTTCAGAAGAACGGGTTACCCGAAACTGTACCCGGTGGCGGTGACCAAAAATCCGGATTTGCCAGCAGGCACATTCATCAAACGTTTGACCTACCCTTCTGCCGTGACGAACTCAGGCGGGGAAGCAGTGAAAGCCGCAGTAGCTGCTTACCTGGGTGGGAAAGACAGCGCCGCGACACCGATCTGGTGGGATATAGATTGA
- a CDS encoding aminotransferase class V-fold PLP-dependent enzyme — MINRRDLIKHLSTFPLIGGFLGQSGLEPASFVAKLPVRNLAKELGIRTFINAAGTYTMMTGSLMQDEVVETIQGAAKDFMMLDEVQTKVGEKIAALTHAEAAVVTAGCFSALTLGLAGVLTGMDQKKVEALPHLEGTGMKSEVIIQKGHNIGYSHALTNTGCKIIQVETLEELEKAINEKTAMLWFLNIQSDKGQVMHEKFVEIGKKNGIPTMIDMAADVPPVENLWKFNDMGFDLVCVSGGKAMRGPQSAGILMGKKHLIDAARLSMPPRGSTIGRGMKVNKEEILGMYVALDNFVKMDHKKEWKTWEDRINHIANAAKSVNGVTTNVTVPELGNHTPTLKVSWDPAKVSIAVKVLQENLRKGNPSIEIMPAENNSLTITAWMLKSGEEKIVASRLKEELSKAVV, encoded by the coding sequence ATGATAAACCGTAGAGATTTAATCAAGCATTTATCCACATTTCCCCTCATCGGAGGTTTCTTGGGACAAAGCGGCCTTGAACCGGCCAGCTTTGTCGCCAAACTTCCCGTCAGGAACCTGGCCAAAGAACTAGGCATCCGTACTTTTATTAATGCCGCGGGTACCTACACGATGATGACCGGATCGCTCATGCAGGACGAAGTGGTCGAAACGATTCAGGGGGCTGCCAAAGATTTTATGATGCTGGATGAAGTCCAGACCAAAGTTGGAGAAAAAATCGCGGCACTTACCCATGCAGAAGCTGCTGTCGTTACCGCAGGTTGTTTTTCAGCATTGACATTGGGACTTGCAGGCGTGCTGACCGGGATGGACCAGAAAAAAGTGGAAGCATTACCGCATTTGGAAGGTACCGGCATGAAATCGGAAGTTATTATCCAGAAAGGACATAATATCGGTTACTCGCATGCATTGACCAATACGGGTTGTAAAATCATCCAGGTGGAGACGCTGGAAGAACTTGAAAAAGCGATCAATGAAAAAACTGCCATGCTTTGGTTCCTTAACATTCAGTCCGACAAAGGGCAGGTAATGCATGAGAAGTTTGTTGAAATCGGCAAAAAGAACGGCATACCTACCATGATCGACATGGCTGCTGACGTTCCGCCGGTAGAAAACCTCTGGAAATTCAATGACATGGGTTTTGACCTGGTTTGTGTTTCAGGAGGAAAAGCCATGCGCGGACCTCAGAGCGCTGGAATTTTGATGGGTAAAAAACACCTGATCGACGCTGCAAGACTGAGCATGCCTCCCCGCGGATCGACGATCGGTCGTGGTATGAAAGTGAACAAGGAAGAAATCCTGGGCATGTATGTCGCGCTGGACAACTTCGTTAAAATGGACCACAAAAAAGAATGGAAGACCTGGGAAGACCGCATTAATCACATTGCTAATGCAGCCAAAAGTGTGAACGGCGTGACCACCAATGTGACGGTTCCGGAATTGGGTAACCACACGCCTACGTTAAAAGTGTCGTGGGACCCTGCGAAAGTAAGCATTGCGGTGAAAGTATTGCAAGAGAATTTACGCAAGGGAAACCCGTCGATTGAAATTATGCCAGCGGAAAATAATTCCCTGACTATCACTGCCTGGATGCTCAAATCGGGCGAGGAGAAAATTGTAGCGTCCAGATTGAAAGAAGAACTGTCGAAAGCAGTAGTTTAA
- a CDS encoding amidohydrolase/deacetylase family metallohydrolase, protein MRHKFIAILLLVCLQCFVSNAQTYSVLIKGGTVIDPKNNLNQVMDVGIFEGKIKKVARDIDPKEARQVVDAKGMYVTPGLIDIHGHVFFGTEPNHYLSNGLVALPPDGFTFRVGVTTIVDAGGAGWDSFSEFKKNVIFNSKTRVLSFLNIVGEGMRGGNYEQDTSDMNPDLAAGVAIKNKNDIVGFKVAHFIGNDWKPVDNAVKAGKLANMPVMIDFGGNNPPLPLEELFMKHLRPGDIFTHAYTLLEGNVRETIVDESTQKVKPFVYEARKKGIIFDVGYGGASFNYSQAIPAIKAGFYPNTISTDLHTGSMNGSMKDMLSIMSKFYVMGMDLPSVIKASTWAPAQVIHRENLGHISENAIADVAIFSMRKGNFGFYDKTGYKMEGKEKLECEMTIMGGKIVYDLNGIAKPIYLK, encoded by the coding sequence ATGAGACACAAGTTTATCGCTATCCTTCTTCTGGTGTGTTTGCAATGTTTTGTTTCAAATGCGCAAACTTATAGTGTACTGATCAAAGGCGGAACGGTCATTGACCCTAAGAATAACCTCAACCAGGTCATGGATGTGGGCATATTCGAAGGGAAGATCAAAAAGGTTGCCAGGGACATTGATCCGAAGGAAGCCCGCCAGGTCGTGGACGCCAAAGGGATGTACGTCACACCGGGACTGATCGATATCCATGGACATGTGTTTTTCGGCACCGAGCCAAACCATTACCTGAGTAATGGTTTGGTCGCGTTGCCACCCGACGGCTTCACTTTCCGCGTAGGCGTTACCACCATTGTGGACGCAGGCGGCGCCGGCTGGGATTCTTTCTCCGAATTCAAAAAGAACGTGATTTTCAATTCCAAAACGCGGGTACTATCATTCCTCAACATTGTGGGTGAAGGTATGCGCGGAGGCAATTACGAGCAGGACACCAGTGATATGAACCCCGACCTGGCTGCGGGAGTTGCCATTAAAAACAAAAATGACATAGTCGGTTTCAAAGTCGCGCATTTTATCGGCAATGATTGGAAACCGGTTGACAATGCTGTAAAAGCTGGTAAACTGGCCAATATGCCGGTTATGATTGATTTTGGAGGAAATAACCCTCCGCTTCCGCTCGAAGAACTGTTTATGAAACACCTTCGTCCGGGCGACATTTTTACACACGCATATACATTACTCGAAGGCAATGTACGCGAAACGATCGTGGACGAATCGACTCAGAAAGTAAAACCATTCGTTTACGAGGCACGGAAAAAAGGGATCATTTTTGATGTAGGCTATGGCGGGGCGAGTTTCAATTATTCACAGGCTATTCCGGCGATCAAAGCAGGATTTTATCCCAATACCATCAGCACCGACCTCCACACGGGCAGTATGAATGGCTCGATGAAGGATATGCTGAGCATTATGTCTAAGTTTTACGTCATGGGTATGGACCTTCCGTCAGTGATCAAGGCCAGTACCTGGGCTCCGGCACAGGTTATTCACCGCGAAAATCTGGGCCATATTTCTGAAAACGCAATAGCAGATGTTGCCATTTTTTCAATGAGAAAAGGCAACTTCGGTTTTTATGACAAGACCGGATATAAAATGGAAGGTAAGGAAAAACTGGAATGTGAAATGACGATTATGGGGGGCAAGATTGTGTATGATTTAAATGGAATTGCGAAGCCGATATATTTGAAATGA
- a CDS encoding c-type cytochrome, producing the protein MNIKSLKWSASLLMLFALGFTQSDQDDKPVNTKNGGLFLPDGFEATVVVDSLPGRARHLAINDNGDIYVKARFADKGESVIALRDTNNDGRADIIKRFGGAAKERAYGTAMRIYKGYLYFSSELVVYRYKLTPGQLVPESAEEVILTDDHPHGMHEHIAKPLTFDNNGFMYVPFGANSNACQEQNRTPGSKGMTPCPILEDHGGIWKFDANKVGQHQKDGMKFATGLRSVVALDWNFADNNLYAVQHGRDDLLRLWPQLYNGWQSAMLPSEEFLRIKEGTHAGWPYCYWDQMQSKKVLNPEYGGDGKIVGDCDQYEKPLIGFPGHWAPNDILFYQGNQLPDHYKNGSFIAFHGSTNRAPYPQSSYFIGFVPFKNGQPSGPYEVFADGFAGIDPIVNVSDAVYRPMGIAMGPDGSIYIAETEKGKIWKVTYKGNKKKFAKAALAKMEQRKSLTHIRTPDFVNDNLDKDKPVAGGKVYSVYCAACHQRNGMGDSQRFPPLGGADWVTGDKERLIKVVLKGLEGPIDVKGQSYNNVMPQHSFLKDEEISEVLTHIRSNFGNTAGPVSTEEVTKFRASLDSLK; encoded by the coding sequence ATGAACATAAAAAGCTTAAAATGGTCTGCTTCGCTCCTGATGCTGTTTGCGCTGGGCTTTACGCAATCCGATCAGGACGATAAACCAGTTAATACCAAGAACGGTGGTTTGTTTTTACCGGATGGATTTGAAGCTACTGTTGTTGTCGACAGCTTGCCGGGCCGTGCGCGTCATTTGGCGATCAATGACAATGGTGATATTTACGTCAAAGCGCGGTTTGCAGATAAAGGCGAATCGGTCATAGCATTGCGGGATACGAATAATGATGGCCGTGCGGATATCATCAAGCGTTTTGGCGGTGCTGCCAAGGAACGGGCGTACGGTACCGCAATGCGTATTTACAAAGGATATTTATATTTCAGTTCCGAGCTGGTAGTGTACCGTTACAAACTAACGCCCGGCCAGCTTGTTCCTGAAAGCGCGGAAGAGGTGATCCTGACCGACGACCACCCGCACGGGATGCACGAGCACATTGCGAAGCCATTGACATTCGATAACAATGGTTTCATGTATGTTCCTTTCGGTGCCAATTCCAATGCATGCCAGGAGCAAAACCGTACACCGGGTTCCAAAGGAATGACACCCTGCCCTATCCTCGAAGATCACGGCGGTATCTGGAAGTTTGACGCTAATAAAGTCGGTCAGCATCAGAAAGACGGTATGAAATTTGCCACCGGCCTTCGCAGTGTGGTCGCCCTGGACTGGAATTTTGCGGATAATAATTTATATGCAGTTCAACACGGCCGCGATGATTTGTTACGCCTGTGGCCGCAGCTTTATAATGGCTGGCAAAGCGCTATGCTACCTTCTGAGGAGTTTTTACGGATCAAAGAAGGAACGCACGCGGGCTGGCCTTACTGCTACTGGGACCAGATGCAAAGCAAAAAGGTACTAAACCCGGAATATGGCGGTGACGGCAAAATAGTGGGCGACTGCGATCAGTACGAAAAACCATTGATCGGTTTTCCCGGCCATTGGGCACCCAACGACATTCTTTTTTACCAGGGAAATCAGCTGCCTGACCATTATAAAAACGGTTCATTCATTGCTTTCCACGGCTCTACCAATCGCGCTCCTTACCCGCAGTCGAGTTACTTCATTGGTTTTGTTCCATTCAAAAACGGCCAGCCATCCGGGCCTTATGAAGTTTTTGCGGACGGTTTTGCAGGTATCGACCCGATTGTGAATGTAAGCGACGCAGTATACCGCCCAATGGGTATCGCAATGGGCCCGGACGGTTCTATCTACATTGCTGAAACTGAAAAAGGCAAGATCTGGAAAGTGACTTACAAAGGCAATAAGAAGAAGTTTGCAAAAGCTGCTCTTGCCAAAATGGAGCAAAGAAAATCGCTGACACATATCCGTACCCCTGATTTTGTCAATGATAATCTGGATAAAGACAAACCCGTAGCAGGCGGTAAAGTGTATTCCGTGTATTGCGCGGCTTGCCACCAACGTAACGGTATGGGAGATTCGCAACGTTTTCCTCCGCTGGGCGGCGCCGACTGGGTGACGGGTGATAAGGAGCGACTGATCAAGGTGGTATTGAAAGGATTGGAAGGCCCTATTGATGTCAAAGGCCAGTCGTATAACAATGTAATGCCGCAGCACAGCTTTTTGAAGGACGAAGAAATTTCGGAAGTACTGACCCATATCCGGAGCAATTTCGGGAATACGGCAGGCCCGGTGAGCACAGAAGAAGTTACTAAATTCCGGGCGTCGCTCGATAGTTTGAAATAA
- a CDS encoding c-type cytochrome encodes MIILSGAGFSSVGKNDYHLNNQDPWKAPAWADTLKSPYHDEPLTLAQGEELFTLYCASCHGDGGYGDGAAGGALGQKPANFHDTLVKAQSDGSLFWKMSTGRGNMPPFKDVFTDEQRWQLVAYIRHLGKTE; translated from the coding sequence ATGATCATTCTTTCCGGGGCAGGGTTTTCTTCTGTTGGCAAGAATGATTACCATTTGAATAATCAGGACCCGTGGAAGGCGCCGGCTTGGGCCGACACTTTGAAGAGTCCTTATCATGATGAACCACTCACACTCGCCCAGGGCGAAGAGTTGTTTACGTTGTACTGCGCATCCTGTCATGGTGACGGCGGTTATGGAGACGGGGCAGCCGGAGGCGCATTGGGACAAAAACCTGCCAATTTCCACGATACGCTGGTAAAAGCACAGAGCGACGGCTCGCTTTTCTGGAAAATGTCGACCGGAAGAGGTAATATGCCACCTTTTAAGGACGTATTTACCGACGAACAAAGATGGCAGCTCGTGGCTTACATTCGTCATTTGGGCAAAACTGAGTAA